One Sphingobacteruim zhuxiongii DNA window includes the following coding sequences:
- the recA gene encoding recombinase RecA codes for MSNTDKLKALQLTLDKLEKSYGKGTIMKLGDTAVEPIESISTGSLGLDIALGIGGVPKGRIIEIYGPESSGKTTLATHIVAEAQKKGGIAAVIDAEHAFDKYYAQKLGVDVENLLISQPDNGEQALEIADNLIRSGAIDVIVIDSVAALVPKGEIEGEMGESKMGLQARLMSQALRKLTGTISKTNCCCIFINQLREKIGVMFGNPETTTGGNALKFYASVRLDIRRTSQIKDADEVAGNRVKVKIVKNKVAPPFRIAEFDIMFGEGISKVGEIIDLGVEYGIVKKSGSWFSYGDTKLGQGRDAVKSLLLDNPDLSDELEAKIRAEVTGQNLDETILHEDK; via the coding sequence ATGAGCAATACAGACAAATTAAAAGCATTACAGCTTACTTTAGATAAATTAGAGAAATCGTACGGTAAAGGTACGATCATGAAATTAGGTGATACAGCTGTAGAACCTATTGAATCGATCTCTACAGGATCATTAGGATTAGATATCGCATTAGGTATTGGTGGAGTTCCAAAGGGACGTATTATTGAAATCTACGGTCCTGAATCATCTGGTAAAACTACTTTGGCGACGCATATTGTTGCCGAAGCACAGAAAAAAGGCGGTATTGCAGCAGTTATTGATGCTGAGCACGCCTTTGATAAATATTACGCTCAAAAATTAGGCGTCGATGTTGAAAATCTATTAATCTCTCAACCGGATAACGGTGAGCAAGCATTAGAGATCGCTGATAACTTAATCCGTTCCGGCGCGATTGATGTTATCGTAATTGACTCGGTTGCAGCTTTAGTTCCAAAAGGAGAAATTGAAGGTGAGATGGGCGAATCGAAAATGGGATTACAAGCTCGTTTGATGTCTCAAGCGCTACGTAAATTGACAGGTACTATTTCTAAAACAAACTGTTGTTGTATTTTTATCAATCAATTGCGTGAGAAAATTGGCGTTATGTTTGGTAACCCAGAAACGACAACAGGTGGTAATGCTTTAAAGTTCTACGCTTCTGTTCGTTTAGATATCCGTCGTACCTCACAAATTAAAGATGCTGATGAAGTAGCAGGTAACCGCGTTAAAGTAAAAATCGTGAAGAACAAAGTAGCTCCTCCTTTCCGTATTGCTGAATTTGATATTATGTTTGGTGAAGGTATTTCTAAGGTGGGTGAAATTATCGACTTAGGTGTAGAATACGGCATCGTGAAGAAATCAGGATCTTGGTTTAGCTATGGCGACACGAAATTAGGTCAAGGTCGTGATGCTGTGAAATCATTATTGCTTGACAATCCTGATTTATCAGATGAGTTAGAAGCAAAAATTAGAGCCGAAGTAACTGGTCAAAATTTGGATGAGACCATCTTACACGAAGACAAATAA
- the pruA gene encoding L-glutamate gamma-semialdehyde dehydrogenase, with protein MLKGFFNVPTPTNEPVYSYAPGTKERSLLKEAIAAARAIEIDVPMYIGSEEVHTAKKAKLTPPHDHKHVLGYYSQGSKEHVKQAIDAALAAKADWENLPWEQRAAIFLKAAELISSKYRYKLNAATMLGQSKNAYQAEIDSACEIADFLRFNVKYMSEIYQQQPPISPKNVWNRVEQRPLEGFVFALTPFNFTAIAGNLPTSAAMMGNVVVWKPSNTQIYSANVLMQIFKEAGVPDGVINLVYVSGPEAGDVIFKHPDFAGIHFTGSTGVFQDIWKTIGENIHVYKTYPRIVGETGGKDFILAHPSADLQVLNTALVRGAFEFQGQKCSAASRAYVPKSLWGELKKSMERDIKSFKIGGTEDFSNFINAVIDEKSFDKITKYIDRAKESKDAEVVIGGEYDKSKGYFINPTVILAKTGDYETLSEELFGPVLTIYVYDDKKWKETLKLVDETSIYALTGSIIAQDRYAVEEATHYLRNAAGNFYINDKCTGAVVGQQPFGGARGSGTNDKAGSMINLLRWVSPRTIKETFNPDTDYRYPFLSEE; from the coding sequence ATGTTAAAAGGATTTTTTAATGTTCCTACGCCTACAAACGAGCCAGTTTATAGTTATGCGCCAGGAACTAAAGAAAGAAGCTTGTTAAAAGAAGCTATCGCTGCTGCAAGAGCAATAGAAATTGATGTTCCTATGTATATCGGATCTGAAGAAGTTCATACGGCTAAAAAAGCAAAACTAACTCCTCCACATGATCACAAACATGTTCTTGGTTATTATAGTCAAGGTTCTAAGGAGCATGTTAAGCAAGCAATTGATGCAGCACTGGCTGCAAAAGCTGATTGGGAGAACTTACCATGGGAACAACGTGCTGCAATTTTCTTGAAAGCTGCAGAGTTAATTTCTAGTAAATATCGTTATAAATTGAATGCCGCTACGATGTTAGGCCAATCTAAAAATGCCTACCAAGCGGAAATTGACTCAGCATGTGAAATCGCAGATTTTTTACGTTTCAACGTAAAATATATGTCGGAGATCTATCAACAACAGCCTCCAATAAGTCCGAAAAACGTATGGAATCGTGTGGAACAACGCCCTCTAGAAGGTTTTGTTTTCGCGTTAACTCCATTTAACTTCACAGCGATTGCAGGTAACTTACCTACAAGTGCCGCAATGATGGGGAATGTAGTTGTTTGGAAGCCTTCAAACACTCAAATCTATTCTGCGAATGTGCTTATGCAAATCTTCAAAGAAGCTGGAGTTCCTGATGGTGTTATCAACTTAGTTTATGTTTCTGGTCCTGAGGCTGGAGATGTAATCTTCAAACATCCAGATTTTGCGGGTATTCACTTTACCGGTTCTACTGGCGTATTCCAAGATATTTGGAAAACTATTGGAGAAAATATCCATGTATATAAAACTTACCCTCGTATAGTTGGTGAAACTGGTGGAAAGGACTTTATCCTTGCACACCCTTCAGCTGATTTGCAGGTATTAAATACAGCACTTGTTAGAGGTGCATTTGAGTTTCAAGGACAAAAATGTTCAGCTGCTTCTCGCGCTTATGTACCGAAATCATTGTGGGGCGAATTGAAGAAATCAATGGAGAGAGATATTAAATCTTTCAAGATTGGTGGAACTGAAGATTTCAGCAACTTTATCAATGCTGTAATTGACGAGAAATCGTTTGATAAGATTACAAAATATATCGACAGAGCGAAAGAATCAAAAGATGCAGAAGTTGTTATCGGTGGAGAGTATGATAAATCTAAAGGTTATTTCATTAACCCGACAGTTATTCTAGCAAAAACTGGAGATTATGAAACTTTATCTGAAGAATTATTTGGCCCAGTGTTGACCATCTATGTTTATGATGATAAAAAATGGAAGGAAACGTTGAAGCTTGTTGATGAAACGTCTATCTATGCATTGACAGGGTCTATTATTGCACAAGATCGTTATGCTGTAGAAGAAGCAACGCATTATTTACGTAATGCAGCAGGTAACTTCTATATCAATGATAAGTGTACTGGTGCAGTTGTCGGACAACAACCATTTGGCGGAGCTAGAGGCTCTGGTACAAACGATAAAGCTGGATCGATGATCAATTTATTGCGTTGGGTTTCTCCAAGAACTATTAAAGAGACTTTTAACCCGGATACGGATTACAGATATCCTTTCTTATCCGAGGAATAA
- a CDS encoding superoxide dismutase, with protein MAFQLEALPYAADALEPHIDKDTMEIHHDRHHQAYVDNLNKAIAGTDAENASLEDIIKNISKYPAAVRNNGGGHFNHQLFWTVLGPNKGGEPTGELATAINDTFGSFDELKKKLQEAGATRFGSGWSWLIVTADGKLAVTSTPNQDNPLMDVAEVKGTPILGIDVWEHAYYLKYQNKRPAYLDAIFNVINWDAVAERYSAAK; from the coding sequence ATGGCATTTCAATTAGAGGCGTTACCATACGCAGCAGACGCATTAGAACCACATATTGACAAAGATACAATGGAGATTCACCACGATCGCCATCATCAAGCTTACGTAGACAATTTGAACAAAGCTATTGCCGGTACTGATGCTGAGAATGCTTCTCTAGAAGACATTATCAAAAATATTAGCAAATATCCTGCAGCAGTACGCAATAATGGTGGAGGTCACTTCAATCACCAATTGTTTTGGACTGTTTTAGGACCTAACAAAGGTGGTGAACCTACTGGCGAATTAGCGACTGCAATTAATGATACTTTTGGTTCATTTGATGAGCTTAAGAAGAAATTGCAAGAAGCTGGTGCTACTCGTTTCGGGTCAGGATGGTCTTGGTTAATCGTTACTGCCGATGGTAAATTAGCAGTTACTTCAACTCCAAATCAAGATAACCCACTTATGGATGTTGCTGAAGTAAAAGGAACACCGATCTTAGGTATTGATGTATGGGAACATGCGTATTATTTAAAATACCAAAATAAGCGCCCAGCATACCTTGATGCAATTTTCAATGTGATTAACTGGGATGCAGTTGCTGAACGTTATAGCGCTGCAAAGTAA
- a CDS encoding nucleoside deaminase — MRVYNFEEDLNLSPANSDELYMREALKLAHQAYDEQEVPIGAIIVAGGKIIGKGYNLTERLNDVTAHAEMQAFTAAANFLGGKYLKDCTLYVTVEPCVMCAGASYWTQISRIVYGARDEKRGYASIHDKIIHPKTIVQSGVLEEECANLIKSFFRNKR, encoded by the coding sequence ATGAGAGTTTATAATTTTGAAGAGGATCTGAATTTAAGCCCAGCAAATTCAGATGAGTTATATATGCGTGAGGCGTTGAAATTAGCCCATCAAGCCTACGATGAACAAGAGGTTCCAATTGGTGCTATTATTGTTGCCGGCGGGAAAATTATTGGAAAAGGCTACAATTTGACTGAGCGACTGAACGATGTGACTGCACATGCGGAAATGCAGGCATTTACTGCCGCAGCTAATTTCTTAGGCGGCAAGTATTTGAAAGATTGCACCTTATATGTAACTGTTGAGCCCTGTGTAATGTGCGCTGGCGCATCCTATTGGACGCAGATTAGCCGAATTGTTTATGGAGCTCGAGATGAAAAACGTGGATATGCTAGTATTCATGATAAAATCATTCACCCGAAGACTATCGTGCAATCTGGGGTGCTTGAAGAAGAGTGTGCAAATCTAATAAAGTCTTTTTTTCGTAATAAACGCTAG
- a CDS encoding tRNA-binding protein, with protein sequence MVEELISWGDFEKVDLRVGTVLAVEDFPKARRPAYQLTIDFGDELGVLKSSAQITVHYSKSDLVGKQVVAVVNFPRKQIANFMSECLVTGFEDANGDIILTTVERHVPNGSKLK encoded by the coding sequence ATGGTTGAGGAGTTGATTAGTTGGGGAGATTTTGAGAAAGTTGATTTGCGTGTAGGGACTGTATTAGCCGTAGAGGATTTTCCGAAAGCAAGACGCCCTGCCTATCAATTAACAATTGATTTTGGCGATGAACTCGGTGTATTGAAATCCAGTGCCCAAATTACAGTCCACTATTCGAAGTCTGATTTAGTCGGTAAGCAAGTCGTTGCAGTTGTTAATTTTCCGAGAAAGCAAATCGCTAATTTTATGTCAGAGTGCTTAGTCACTGGATTTGAAGATGCAAACGGCGATATTATCTTGACGACGGTTGAACGTCATGTCCCCAATGGTTCCAAACTAAAATAA
- a CDS encoding CsbD family protein produces MINFKIQAQDWPVLKLKLQRKYNRLTDEDLTFHEGQEDELLQRLAKRLHRNVDYVLFTLSKEMSDLSSNSL; encoded by the coding sequence ATGATTAATTTCAAGATTCAAGCACAAGATTGGCCTGTTTTAAAGCTAAAATTACAACGCAAATACAACCGTTTAACGGATGAGGATTTAACCTTTCATGAAGGGCAGGAAGATGAATTACTACAGCGATTGGCGAAGAGACTTCATCGTAATGTAGATTATGTACTTTTTACGTTATCTAAAGAAATGTCCGATCTAAGCTCTAATAGTTTGTAA
- a CDS encoding porin family protein yields MKKIILAFAALFLMVQASQAQLLPSFKLGVKGALNFSSLKSEGKWLNSDTKTGYQLGVWGRVGIAGFHVQPELYYSQKTAGFDPESESENGEVTLKSMDLPILLGTRIGLGPLGVRLQAGPVFSFAQDGKVDLKSATDFENYKKSSTGIIGGIGADIRNITIDLRYEHGLNNVSTKSDQNQKISMWSIGVGYAFL; encoded by the coding sequence ATGAAAAAAATTATACTAGCATTTGCTGCACTATTTCTAATGGTGCAAGCTTCACAAGCACAGTTATTACCAAGTTTCAAACTCGGAGTAAAAGGTGCATTAAACTTTTCCAGCTTAAAATCGGAAGGCAAATGGTTAAACTCAGACACTAAAACTGGTTATCAATTAGGTGTTTGGGGCCGTGTTGGAATCGCTGGCTTCCATGTGCAGCCGGAATTATATTATTCACAAAAAACAGCTGGTTTTGATCCAGAAAGTGAATCTGAAAATGGAGAGGTAACATTAAAGAGCATGGACCTTCCTATCCTATTAGGAACAAGAATTGGTTTAGGCCCATTAGGTGTACGTCTTCAAGCGGGTCCTGTATTCTCTTTTGCGCAAGATGGTAAAGTTGATTTGAAATCAGCTACTGATTTTGAAAACTATAAAAAATCATCCACTGGAATTATTGGTGGTATCGGTGCAGATATTCGCAACATCACGATTGATTTGCGTTATGAACATGGTTTAAACAATGTTAGTACGAAGAGCGACCAAAATCAAAAGATCAGCATGTGGTCTATTGGTGTAGGTTATGCGTTCCTATAA
- a CDS encoding succinate dehydrogenase cytochrome b subunit, with protein MSKSKPVLTSSLGKKLIMSLTGLFLCAFLIVHLIGNLQLFKDDAGYAFNNYAYFMTHFTPIKVVSYLLYASIIIHAVYALVLSTKNKAARPIGYNQYDGKASSAWNSRNMGILGTVLLVFIVTHMQNFWYQYKFGSTPYVEYHTELATGNQEIISLDEIPADYDGYKLIESNGIETVKSKDLYRQVSVAFQNPLLVGLYLLGMAALSFHLIHGFQSAFQTVGFNHRRYVGIVRWIGIWIFGIIIPIAFAAMPLYFYFVK; from the coding sequence ATGAGTAAATCAAAGCCAGTATTAACATCTTCACTAGGGAAGAAACTAATCATGAGCTTGACAGGATTGTTCTTATGTGCCTTCTTGATTGTTCATTTGATTGGTAATTTACAGCTCTTTAAAGATGATGCGGGGTATGCGTTCAACAACTACGCCTATTTCATGACCCATTTTACACCTATTAAGGTCGTATCTTACTTACTTTACGCTTCTATCATTATCCATGCCGTTTATGCTTTAGTATTAAGTACTAAAAATAAAGCAGCAAGACCTATTGGTTACAACCAATATGATGGGAAAGCAAGTAGCGCGTGGAATTCACGTAACATGGGGATTTTAGGTACTGTATTATTAGTTTTCATTGTCACACACATGCAAAACTTCTGGTATCAGTACAAGTTTGGTTCTACTCCTTACGTAGAATACCATACTGAACTAGCAACAGGAAACCAAGAAATCATCTCTCTAGATGAAATTCCTGCTGATTACGACGGGTATAAACTAATTGAGAGTAACGGTATTGAAACTGTTAAATCAAAAGATTTATACAGACAAGTTTCCGTAGCATTTCAAAATCCTTTGTTAGTAGGATTGTACCTATTAGGTATGGCAGCATTGTCATTCCACCTAATTCATGGTTTCCAATCAGCTTTCCAAACTGTTGGTTTTAATCACAGACGTTATGTAGGTATCGTTCGATGGATTGGAATTTGGATATTCGGTATCATTATTCCGATTGCCTTCGCTGCAATGCCGTTGTATTTTTATTTTGTTAAATAG
- a CDS encoding fumarate reductase/succinate dehydrogenase flavoprotein subunit codes for MLDSKVPAGPLALKWSKHKFDMKLVNPANKRKFTVIVVGTGLAGASAAASLAELGYNVKTFCYQDSPRRAHSIAAQGGINAAKNYQNDGDSVYRLFYDTIKGGDYRAREANVYRLAEVSVNIIDQCVAQGVPFAREYGGLLDNRSFGGAQVSRTFYARGQTGQQLLLGAYSALNRQIQKGKVQSYTRHEMLDIVKIDGEARGIITRDLVSGKVEAHEGHAVLLCTGGYGNVFFLSTNAMGCNVTAAWRAHKRGAFFANPCYTQIHPTCIPVTGDHQSKLTLMSESLRNDGRVWVPKTIELAEKLRKGEMKPKDIKEDDRDYFLERKYPSFGNLVPRDVASRNAKEMVDEGRGVGKSGVAVFLDFAEAIQRLGKDTVEAKYGNLFDMYYQITDENPYEQPMRIYPAVHYTMGGVWVDYNLMTTVPGLYCLGEANFSDHGANRLGASALMQGLSDGYFVIPFTVGDYLAKIGNFKPVDKNHPAFEETRKEVEGKINKLLSLRGSKTVDDIHKKLGHIMWEYCGMARTAEGLTKAKGLIQELRKEFWSDACVLGENEELNMSLEKAGRVADFLELGELMVDDALNRNESCGGHFRLESQTEEGEAKRDDDHYAYVAAWEYNGDNQPETLHKEELVFENVKLTQRSYK; via the coding sequence ATGTTAGATTCAAAAGTACCTGCGGGCCCACTGGCCCTTAAATGGTCAAAACATAAATTTGATATGAAGCTGGTTAACCCAGCCAACAAACGTAAATTCACAGTTATCGTTGTTGGTACAGGTCTAGCCGGTGCATCTGCCGCAGCATCCCTAGCAGAATTAGGTTACAATGTAAAAACTTTCTGTTATCAAGATTCTCCACGTCGTGCGCACTCTATCGCTGCACAAGGGGGTATCAATGCTGCAAAAAACTATCAAAACGACGGTGACTCAGTATACCGTTTATTTTACGACACCATTAAAGGTGGTGACTACCGTGCTCGTGAGGCAAACGTTTACCGTTTAGCTGAAGTATCGGTAAATATTATCGATCAATGTGTTGCTCAAGGTGTTCCATTTGCTCGTGAATATGGAGGTTTATTGGATAACCGCTCTTTCGGTGGTGCTCAAGTATCTCGTACGTTCTACGCACGTGGTCAAACTGGACAACAATTATTATTAGGTGCTTATTCTGCACTTAATCGTCAAATTCAAAAAGGAAAAGTACAATCCTATACGCGTCATGAAATGCTAGATATCGTGAAGATTGACGGCGAAGCACGCGGTATTATTACACGTGACTTAGTATCAGGTAAAGTTGAAGCACATGAAGGACACGCTGTATTATTGTGTACAGGTGGATACGGAAACGTGTTTTTCTTATCTACTAACGCAATGGGATGTAATGTAACGGCAGCATGGAGAGCACACAAACGTGGTGCATTCTTTGCGAACCCTTGTTATACTCAAATCCACCCTACTTGTATCCCAGTTACTGGTGACCACCAATCAAAATTAACTTTGATGTCGGAGTCATTACGTAATGACGGTCGTGTATGGGTTCCTAAAACTATTGAATTAGCAGAGAAATTACGTAAAGGCGAAATGAAGCCTAAAGACATCAAAGAAGATGATCGTGATTACTTCCTAGAAAGAAAATACCCATCATTCGGTAACTTAGTTCCTCGTGACGTTGCTTCGCGTAACGCAAAGGAAATGGTAGATGAAGGTCGTGGTGTTGGTAAATCAGGAGTTGCTGTATTCTTAGATTTCGCAGAAGCGATTCAACGTTTAGGAAAAGATACAGTAGAAGCGAAATACGGTAACTTGTTCGATATGTATTATCAGATTACTGATGAGAACCCATATGAGCAACCAATGCGTATATATCCAGCAGTTCACTACACAATGGGTGGTGTATGGGTTGATTACAACTTGATGACTACTGTACCTGGCTTATACTGTTTAGGTGAGGCAAACTTCTCTGATCACGGTGCTAACCGTCTTGGTGCATCTGCATTAATGCAAGGTCTTTCTGATGGTTACTTCGTAATTCCATTCACTGTTGGAGATTACTTAGCAAAAATCGGAAACTTTAAACCTGTTGACAAAAACCATCCTGCTTTCGAGGAAACTCGCAAAGAAGTAGAAGGAAAGATCAACAAGTTATTATCTTTAAGAGGTTCTAAAACTGTCGATGATATCCACAAAAAGTTAGGTCACATTATGTGGGAATACTGTGGTATGGCTCGTACAGCAGAAGGCTTGACAAAAGCAAAAGGCTTAATTCAAGAATTACGTAAGGAATTCTGGTCGGACGCTTGTGTATTAGGCGAGAATGAAGAACTTAACATGTCATTAGAAAAAGCAGGTCGTGTTGCTGACTTCCTAGAATTAGGGGAGTTAATGGTAGATGATGCTTTAAATCGTAATGAATCATGTGGAGGTCACTTCCGTCTGGAATCGCAAACTGAAGAAGGAGAAGCAAAACGTGATGACGATCATTATGCATACGTAGCTGCTTGGGAATACAATGGTGATAACCAACCAGAGACTCTACACAAAGAAGAGTTAGTATTCGAAAACGTGAAGTTAACACAAAGAAGTTATAAATAA
- a CDS encoding succinate dehydrogenase/fumarate reductase iron-sulfur subunit: MSGHMNLTLKVWRQKNINDKGQFVTYQAKDIADDMSFLEMLDVVNEDLTRKGEDPIYFDHDCREGICGMCSLVINGRPHGPKYGITTCQLHMRSFHDGQTIVIEPWRASAFPVLKDLAVDRTAFDRIQQAGGYVNINTGGVPDANTIPIPKRVADEAFESATCIGCGACVAACKNASAMLFVSAKISQFALLPQGQTERYERAQAMVDQMDAEGFGNCTNTGACEAECPKGIKLTNIARMNREYFTAKFFRQEDIHA, from the coding sequence ATGAGTGGACATATGAATTTAACGCTAAAAGTTTGGCGTCAAAAAAATATAAACGACAAGGGACAATTCGTGACTTATCAAGCAAAGGATATTGCTGACGATATGTCGTTCCTTGAAATGCTTGATGTCGTAAATGAAGATTTAACTCGTAAAGGTGAAGATCCAATTTACTTCGATCACGATTGCCGTGAAGGTATCTGTGGTATGTGTTCATTAGTTATCAATGGTCGCCCCCACGGTCCTAAATATGGTATTACTACGTGTCAATTACACATGCGTTCATTCCATGATGGTCAAACGATCGTTATTGAACCATGGCGTGCATCCGCTTTCCCTGTATTGAAGGATTTAGCGGTAGATAGAACTGCATTTGACCGTATTCAACAAGCTGGTGGATATGTAAATATCAACACTGGTGGTGTTCCTGATGCGAATACAATTCCTATTCCAAAACGCGTTGCTGATGAGGCTTTCGAATCGGCTACATGTATCGGTTGTGGAGCATGTGTGGCAGCATGTAAAAATGCTTCTGCGATGTTATTCGTTTCTGCGAAGATCTCTCAATTTGCATTACTTCCACAAGGTCAAACAGAGCGTTACGAACGTGCGCAAGCAATGGTTGATCAAATGGATGCAGAAGGTTTCGGTAACTGTACAAATACAGGAGCTTGTGAAGCTGAATGTCCTAAAGGAATTAAATTGACAAATATTGCTAGAATGAATCGTGAATACTTTACTGCGAAATTCTTCCGTCAAGAAGATATCCACGCATAA